A single Cellulomonas sp. SLBN-39 DNA region contains:
- the purT gene encoding formate-dependent phosphoribosylglycinamide formyltransferase, whose translation MTVRLGTPLTPTATRVLLLGAGELGKEVAIELQRLGAEVVAADRYADAPAMQVAHRAHVLDMLDPVALRAVVDAERPHVVVPEIEAIATQVLAQVEEEGLARVVPTARATRLTMDREGIRRLAAEELGLPTSPYRFVEDLEGLREAVAALGVPCVVKPVMSSSGKGQSVVRSADDVDAAWRAAVEGGRAAGRRVIVEGFVDFDDEITLLTVRHAGGVTFLPPVGHVQVDGDYRESWQPHLLGADVLAEAERVAGAVTQALGGWGVFGVELFVRGGEVLFSEVSPRPHDTGLVTLVSQDLSQFALHARAILGLPVPAVLALGPAASCAVLAEGTGVPVFAGVDAALAEPGTDLRLFGKPRVDGRRRVAVTLARGADTAAARTRARAAAAALRVELVEP comes from the coding sequence ATGACCGTGCGCCTCGGGACCCCGCTCACGCCCACCGCCACCCGCGTGCTGCTGCTGGGCGCCGGCGAGCTCGGCAAGGAGGTCGCGATCGAGCTGCAGCGGCTCGGGGCCGAGGTCGTCGCCGCCGACCGGTACGCCGACGCCCCGGCCATGCAGGTCGCGCACCGCGCGCACGTGCTCGACATGCTCGACCCCGTCGCGCTGCGGGCGGTGGTCGACGCCGAGCGCCCGCACGTGGTGGTGCCGGAGATCGAGGCCATCGCCACGCAGGTGCTCGCGCAGGTCGAGGAGGAGGGGCTGGCGCGGGTCGTGCCGACGGCGCGCGCGACGCGGCTGACGATGGACCGGGAGGGCATCCGCCGCCTCGCCGCCGAGGAGCTGGGCCTGCCGACGTCGCCGTACCGGTTCGTCGAGGACCTGGAGGGTCTGCGCGAGGCCGTCGCCGCGCTCGGCGTGCCGTGCGTTGTCAAGCCTGTCATGTCGTCGTCGGGCAAGGGCCAGTCGGTCGTCCGGTCGGCCGACGACGTCGACGCGGCCTGGCGCGCCGCCGTGGAGGGCGGGCGCGCGGCGGGGCGGCGCGTCATCGTCGAGGGGTTCGTGGACTTCGACGACGAGATCACGCTGCTCACCGTGCGGCACGCGGGCGGGGTCACGTTCCTGCCGCCGGTCGGGCACGTGCAGGTCGACGGCGACTACCGCGAGTCGTGGCAGCCGCACCTGCTGGGCGCCGACGTGCTCGCCGAGGCCGAGCGCGTCGCCGGTGCCGTCACGCAGGCGCTCGGCGGGTGGGGCGTCTTCGGCGTCGAGCTGTTCGTGCGCGGCGGCGAGGTGCTGTTCTCCGAGGTGTCCCCGCGCCCGCACGACACCGGGCTGGTCACGCTCGTCTCGCAGGACCTCTCGCAGTTCGCGCTGCACGCCCGCGCCATCCTCGGGCTGCCCGTGCCCGCCGTGCTGGCGCTCGGCCCGGCCGCGTCCTGCGCGGTGCTCGCCGAGGGCACCGGCGTGCCCGTCTTCGCCGGCGTCGACGCGGCCCTCGCCGAGCCGGGCACCGACCTGCGGCTGTTCGGCAAGCCCCGCGTCGACGGCCGCCGCCGGGTCGCCGTGACCCTCGCCCGCGGTGCCGACACCGCCGCCGCCCGCACCCGCGCCCGCGCGGCCGCCGCCGCGCTGCGCGTCGAGCTGGTCGAGCCGTGA
- a CDS encoding aminoglycoside phosphotransferase family protein, whose protein sequence is MTDEVELGGGNVNRVVRVGDTVRRTAGPWTPTVHALLAWVRAQGVDVVPAPLGVDADGREVLTWVPGEVGGWPVPAWVWDPAVLRDAGRTARRWHDATVGFAPPAAVWRSPVREPAEVVCLNDLAPYNMVHADGRLVGIIDVDMASPGPRAWDLAYLAYRMCGWCEDMPAPPGPTPAERLGVLLDAYGTDRAPEPAAVLVTMRERLLDLAAWTDAHADATGRPELHDHAAMYRRDATRLP, encoded by the coding sequence ATGACCGACGAGGTCGAGCTCGGGGGCGGGAACGTCAACCGGGTCGTGCGGGTCGGGGACACCGTCCGCCGCACGGCCGGCCCGTGGACGCCGACGGTGCACGCGCTGCTCGCGTGGGTGCGTGCGCAGGGCGTCGACGTGGTGCCCGCACCCCTGGGTGTGGACGCCGACGGGCGCGAGGTGCTCACGTGGGTGCCCGGCGAGGTCGGCGGGTGGCCGGTGCCGGCCTGGGTGTGGGACCCGGCGGTGCTGCGGGACGCGGGGCGGACGGCGCGCCGCTGGCACGACGCCACCGTCGGGTTCGCGCCACCAGCCGCCGTGTGGAGGTCCCCGGTGCGCGAGCCCGCCGAGGTGGTCTGCCTCAACGACCTCGCCCCGTACAACATGGTCCACGCCGACGGTCGCCTCGTCGGGATCATCGACGTCGACATGGCCTCGCCCGGCCCGCGCGCGTGGGACCTGGCCTACCTCGCCTACCGCATGTGCGGCTGGTGCGAGGACATGCCCGCCCCACCGGGCCCGACCCCGGCCGAACGCCTCGGCGTGCTGCTCGACGCGTACGGCACCGACCGCGCACCCGAGCCCGCGGCGGTCCTCGTCACGATGCGCGAGCGCCTGCTGGACCTGGCCGCCTGGACCGACGCGCACGCCGACGCCACGGGCCGCCCCGAGCTGCACGACCACGCGGCGATGTACCGCCGCGACGCCACCCGCCTCCCGTGA